In Trueperaceae bacterium, a single genomic region encodes these proteins:
- a CDS encoding heavy metal-binding protein produces MINLVIQGMTCEHCKGAVKTALESVTGVSLVNVHLERGSADVEGTANLDALIQAVQEEGYQASSGSS; encoded by the coding sequence ATGATTAATCTAGTTATCCAAGGCATGACCTGCGAACACTGTAAGGGCGCTGTAAAAACAGCTTTAGAATCTGTTACCGGCGTTTCGTTAGTCAACGTTCATCTAGAACGCGGTTCAGCAGATGTCGAAGGAACAGCCAATCTCGATGCACTCATCCAAGCGGTTCAAGAGGAAGGTTACCAGGCCTCCTCAGGATCTAGTTAA
- a CDS encoding copper-translocating P-type ATPase yields the protein MTISNRARESTIDRKPTRTVRFLVQGMTCANCTTRIERALKRVEGVVDATANLATDRATVHYAPTATNPNIFKAAIHDAGYKVLKETSGQAFTEQSETVRERELRLIRRDLIVAIAFTTPLLLLSMLPMAIPSLFEWLDTWTSERTINLVSFVLASLVQFGPARRFYRPGWESLRQLSPDMNSLIMIGTSTAYGYSLIATFFPNVLPTRTVEVYFETSAAIVTLVLVGKYLEATAKGRSTNTIRKLLNLRPKTANIIRFGTEQKIRVDELVTGDEIVIRPGDKIPADGTVLEGSSYVDESMVTGEPLPTLKDKGVNVTGGTINQTGSFRYRATTLGSESVLARIIRMVEEAQDEKPRIQAIVDRYVGLFVPAVLVIAAVTFVLWIALGPEPTLSFALVNTVAVLIIACPCAMGLATPTSILVGTGKAAELGVVFRGGDALQKLQEASILALDKTGTLTTGQPELTDLILSSGLERKDVLRSLAAVEALSEHPIAKAITRIADEEGIKIPTVRNFEALPGFGVTGEVEGTKVQVGTERYMTNLGINISSFSAELEQLSCEGKTPLYYSVENKASAIIAVSDRIKISASTAIKQLQDLGLQVAVVTGDTRRTALAIGNSLGIDKIIAEALPDTKVEVVKQLQADGQKVVFVGDGINDAPALAQADVGLAIGTGTDIAIESADVIIMASDLRVIPKAIALSTATLRNIRQNLFWAFIYNIVLIPVAAGALYPTFGILLSPILAASAMGLSSLFVIFNALRLQRFNPSLD from the coding sequence ATGACGATTTCGAATCGCGCCAGGGAATCTACAATCGACAGGAAACCCACCAGGACTGTGCGTTTCCTCGTCCAGGGGATGACCTGCGCCAACTGCACCACCCGAATTGAACGTGCTCTAAAACGGGTTGAGGGTGTTGTTGACGCTACTGCCAATCTAGCCACAGACCGGGCGACAGTCCACTACGCCCCGACAGCGACAAATCCTAATATTTTCAAGGCCGCAATCCACGATGCGGGATACAAAGTATTAAAAGAAACCTCTGGTCAAGCCTTCACAGAGCAATCGGAGACTGTCCGAGAAAGAGAGTTGCGCCTGATCCGTCGAGACCTTATTGTGGCAATCGCTTTCACCACGCCATTATTACTCCTCTCAATGTTACCCATGGCTATTCCTAGCCTATTCGAGTGGCTGGATACCTGGACCTCTGAACGGACTATCAACCTTGTTTCGTTTGTCTTAGCCAGTCTTGTTCAATTTGGACCAGCTCGCCGCTTTTATCGGCCTGGCTGGGAAAGTCTCCGTCAACTAAGCCCCGACATGAACAGCCTAATAATGATTGGCACCTCGACCGCCTACGGTTACTCCCTCATAGCAACTTTTTTTCCGAATGTTCTACCCACCAGAACAGTTGAGGTGTACTTCGAAACCTCCGCTGCTATAGTCACGCTTGTTTTAGTCGGAAAGTACCTTGAGGCTACTGCCAAAGGACGAAGCACCAATACAATCAGGAAGCTCTTAAACCTCAGGCCAAAAACAGCTAACATCATCCGTTTCGGAACTGAGCAAAAGATTAGAGTTGATGAATTAGTTACCGGAGACGAGATCGTGATTCGCCCGGGCGATAAAATTCCTGCTGACGGTACTGTGCTTGAAGGTTCGTCGTATGTTGACGAATCCATGGTTACTGGTGAACCTTTACCCACCCTAAAGGACAAAGGCGTCAACGTTACTGGTGGAACTATCAATCAAACCGGATCATTCCGTTATCGTGCTACTACCCTTGGCTCGGAAAGTGTCCTCGCGAGAATCATTAGAATGGTCGAGGAAGCACAGGATGAGAAGCCCCGAATCCAAGCAATAGTAGATCGCTATGTAGGTCTTTTCGTACCTGCTGTGTTAGTCATAGCGGCTGTGACATTTGTTCTTTGGATAGCATTGGGACCTGAACCTACTCTATCTTTCGCCCTGGTCAACACGGTAGCAGTTCTGATAATCGCTTGCCCTTGCGCCATGGGACTCGCTACCCCCACTTCGATCTTGGTTGGAACTGGAAAAGCAGCAGAGCTAGGCGTAGTATTCCGCGGGGGTGATGCCCTACAGAAACTTCAAGAGGCATCTATTCTAGCGCTAGACAAGACTGGCACTCTTACTACAGGCCAACCAGAACTTACCGACCTGATACTAAGCTCAGGGTTAGAAAGAAAAGACGTACTTCGGTCATTAGCTGCTGTTGAAGCGCTCTCAGAACACCCCATTGCAAAAGCAATCACTCGTATTGCTGATGAAGAAGGGATTAAAATTCCTACTGTTCGGAATTTCGAAGCCCTACCGGGATTTGGTGTTACAGGAGAGGTCGAAGGCACCAAAGTCCAGGTAGGCACAGAGCGGTATATGACAAACCTGGGGATCAATATTTCGAGTTTCTCTGCTGAATTAGAACAGCTATCTTGCGAAGGCAAGACCCCGCTTTATTATTCAGTTGAAAACAAAGCTTCTGCCATAATCGCAGTATCAGACCGAATCAAGATCTCTGCCTCAACAGCGATAAAGCAGCTACAAGATCTGGGCCTTCAGGTTGCCGTAGTAACCGGTGACACCCGCAGGACCGCTCTAGCTATTGGCAATTCGCTAGGTATCGACAAAATTATAGCTGAAGCCCTACCAGATACCAAGGTCGAGGTTGTTAAACAACTACAGGCTGATGGACAAAAGGTGGTGTTTGTTGGTGACGGGATTAACGACGCACCTGCTTTAGCTCAAGCAGACGTTGGCCTTGCTATCGGTACCGGTACTGACATTGCTATTGAATCTGCCGACGTAATCATTATGGCAAGTGACCTTAGAGTAATCCCTAAGGCCATTGCTCTATCAACCGCTACACTTAGAAATATCCGACAAAATCTTTTCTGGGCCTTCATTTATAACATCGTCCTAATCCCCGTAGCTGCGGGAGCTCTATACCCAACATTTGGGATTCTTCTCTCACCCATTCTGGCTGCTAGCGCAATGGGACTTTCAAGTTTATTCGTAATTTTTAACGCCCTGCGCCTCCAAAGGTTTAACCCGTCATTGGACTGA